In the Pseudorasbora parva isolate DD20220531a chromosome 5, ASM2467924v1, whole genome shotgun sequence genome, CGTATAGCAGACTCCCCGAAAGCGGGGAGGAGAACatgcgaactgaatcgcatagccgagcctgatggtGCAGGCGAGCCAGTTGGACAGCTTGGGGAGCTCTAGCCAGGCCTCCAAAAACTGAACCAAGGGGATCATGCGAGCCACAGGCGTACCCGgcgtggggcagcgaagcggaacACCCAGCCCAGACCTAGGAGGCATGGAAGCAGCCCAGATGGGGGGTGGGATCGAGTTCCGCATCCTGCCAGTGGAGACCAGGGGAGGCGGAGCGTCCCGCGAGGGTCTCAACTgggagggggctggcgacagagggGATCGAGAGTGGCAAGGCACTGAGGCGGCACACACTGCCAGTCGCGCCCTCTTGGGGTCCGGAGGTGAATGATTCAGTTCTTCCTTTAACCAACAAAAGTGTGCTGCCAGTCCCTTTTTGGGGGTCAACAGCGGGTTGGGTGATTGTAAACAAAAGATTCTGCCCCGGCCCTCCTCCGGGGGAGGGAGCGGTCCTGTCACCATCTCCTTGGAGAGAACCGAGTACACCCTCAGGggggggaccccagtgtaccctgtAACCGCGCCGCTTATCGAGTGCCATGAAGGCGGAAGCGGCCGCCGAATGATCGCGGAAAGACAACGGGGACTTCCACGACCTCGAGACCTCTTCATGCACCTCCGGGAAAAAAGGCACTGCCGGCTGGCGGGCGCTCGGCGCGGGCCGCCGCCAGATCGCAATCATCCAGCCTCTCGGCTTTTGGCCGCTTGGATTAGCATGGCTGTCAGCCCCGGATCAGACTCGGGCAATGCCGACACTCGCGATGGAGGCTGCACCGCCGAATCCTCATCTCCGGAGGAATCTAGCCTGCCTTGTGATGCGGCGATCGATATAGCATCGCCCGCCTGCCCCCTAAATGAAACGCGGGGCCCAGGACGGGAAACACCAGCACTAACATCTGGTAGTGCCACGGGTTGCAGTACCGAAGAGGGGGGTGTGGCCCAAGGAACACTCGTCGAGTTGGCCCACACCGACACCCTCAGATCACCCTGACCACCAGCCAATGTACCTCCTATAGGGGTGTGGTAGAGGGGACTCTCGCTCCAGAACGTAGATCATCGAGTCTTGATCGCAGCactgcgatggtcatgttcccgcagcaAGAACATGACGCATCCATGAATGTTTGCGAGGCCCAAGCACGCCAAACAGTGCTCATGCCCGTCAAGCGGACTAACATATCGACCGCACCCAGGAACGGAGCACGGGcaaaacatctttaaaaagacatGCCGTGTGCAGCTCTTTTAGAGAGGAGTTTTACTTGGGCAGAGTGCTGAGACGGCCAGCGAGAAAACACAGACCAATACAGACCACTGCACAGATCGACAGGAATGCGAGACTCGCTGGAATGCGCCGTCACATCAACACTCTGGGGAGACACTCGTCTTGAAGAGATAGGAAGGCTTAGGAaggctccgaagcagaaacataaatgCGTGACTGCAATGCAACGGCGTTTATACCCACGCAGTGGGGCGGGGTTGCATTAGGCCAATTCCGCAGAcccatgacattttcatgtcattGGATCATTTTGATTGAGATTGAAGGCAGCTGGCTTTCTAAGCAAAACCCCCCATTTCATCAGTACTGACGTAACTCGtagtgtactgactgaaagggaacaatgAGTCACAGTATTTATcgatctttgttaatgttagttaatggtTTATTGTAAGTTGATGTGTAACAGAATCCTAGACTCAGAGACAGGGATTTATTGAACAGATGGACTGAAGCAGGTAAGTAATGATGAAGTCAGAGTTATGATGAGGATATTTCCCGCCGTAAACACCCTTCATCTGGATTGAGAGGTGCTGAATGATGAGTTAATGGGGGAAAACACCAGTAAAACTAATggttatcagtttaaactaaagatTGGACTTGATATAGTGTTTCTTACATCTTACCAAAGATCCAgcgatccatggataatgacatCCAGAATCGTGTTTCCTGGCATGAGCCTGATTTCATAAATATCTATTGTTATCAGTAATCACAGTTTCGAGAGAGTCCCCATATGATTTATAGAGAGTAAATctaaatgcgtatttggcgtgctgtcctgGGGGAGGGCTTCGAGCTCGGACTttggcccaaacccagagtacccccgtATGTAAGTGGTTTAGAAcaaaaaaaagagcaaaatgtggataaggggtggtggagggatgctgataaactgtcaacaaaATGGAGGTATGACagctctgtatatatatatatatatatatatacagtattgttcaaaataatagcagtacaatgtgactaaccagaataatcaaggtttttcgtatatttttttattgctacgtggcaaacaagttaccagtaggttcagtagattctcagaaaacaaacaagacccagcattcatgatatgcacgctcttaaggctgtgcaattgggcaattagttgaattagttgaaaggggtgtgttcaaaaaaatagcagtgtggcattcaatcactgaggtcatcaattttgtgaagaatcaggtggcccctatttaaggatgaagccaacacttgttgaacatgcatttgaaagctgaggaaaatgggtcgttcaagacattgttcagaagaacagcgtactttgattaaaaagttgattagagaggggaaaacctataaagaggtgcaaaaaatgataggctgttcagctaaaatgatctccaatgccttaaaatggagagcaaaaccagagagacatggaagaaaacggaagacaaccatcaaaatggatagaagaataaccagaatggcaaatgctcagccaatgatcacctccaggatgatcaaagacagtctggagttacctgtaagtactgtgacagttagaagacgtctgtgtgaagctaatctattttcaagaatcccccgcaaagtccctctgttaaaaaaaaggcatgtgcagaagaggttacaatttgccaaagaacacatcaactggcctaaagagaaatggaggaacattttgtggactgatgagagtaaaattgttctttttgggtccaagggccacaggcagtttgtgagacgacccccaaactctgaattcaagccacagtacacagtgaagacagtgaagcatggaggtgcaagcatcatgatatgggcatgtttctcctactatggtgttgggcctatttatcgcataccagggatcatggatcagtttgcatatgttaaaatacttgaagaagtcatgttgccctatgctgaagaggacatgcccttgaaatggttgtttcaacaagacaatgacccaaaacacactagtaaacgggcaaagtcttggttccaaaccaacaaaattaatgttatggagtggccagcccaatctccagaccttaatccaattgagaacttgtggggtgatatcaaaaatgctgtttctgaagcaaaaccaagaaatgtgaatgaattgtggaatgttgttaaagaatcatggagtggaataacagctgagaggtgccacaagttggttgactccatgccacacagatgtcaagcagttttaaaaaactgtggtcatacaactaaatattagtttagtgattcacaggattgctaaatcccagaaaaaaaaaaaatgtttgtacaaaatagttttgagtttgtacagtcaaaggtagacactgctatttttttaacacacccctttcaactaattgcccaattgcacagccttaagagcgtgcatatcatgaatgctgggtcttgttttttttctgacaatctactgaacctactggtaacttgtttgccacgtagcaataaaaaatatactaaaaaccttgattattctggttagtcacattgtactgctattattttgaacaatactgtacacatacacacacctctTTTGTTGATTAGTTGAGGCCTTtccacctgtgtcaattatTTGATCATGCTCCTCCCGAAccttgtttaataaaaacataatttattattatgtttttattaaacgAGAAAATTACACATTATTATCAAATCTTCCCCTTCTGAGGGGGCACAGGGATGTCTATGGAGTCTGTGGTCAAGCCTCTCCTGACAAGATGGCAAGGACTTTTGGCGATGGTGAAATTCCTTGCAATCCCTCGCGTACCTTTTGGCATCAGATGCCATGTTTGACCACCAGAAGTACTCCTTCAGCAGCGAGAGGGTTTCATTGGCCCTCTGGGTGGCCAGTACCCAATGACATGTGGATAAGGGGAATGCACAGTGTGATGTAAAGCAAACCTGGTGGGAAACCCAGCGGACTGTTGGTGGAGACATTGGAGGAGGGCATGGTTTCCTCTGACCAAGTGATGGGACTTATGAAAAGTTTATCCGGCAGAATGGACTCAGATTTCTTGTTACCTTCTTTGAGACTATAGAGATGGGATAAGGCATCTGCCTTAATATTTTCTTTGGCCCAGGATGGTAGGAGATGGTAAGGGGTGAAGAATAATGCCCAGCGGGCCTATGGTGGACTGAGTCATTTAGTGTATTCAAGGTTTTTGCGATCTGTCAGAACCAGGAACGGATGATGGGAACCCTCCAACCAATGCCTCCACTCCTCAAGAGCCATCTTGATGGCGAGATGCTCCCAGTTTTCGATGTCAGAGTTGACCTCCGCTGGGTTGAGTTTGCGGGAGAAGAAGGCACATGGGTGGAGTCTACTTGGGGGTCCCCTTCTGCTGTGAAAAGACGGCTCCCACTCCTGTGGTCGAAGCATCCACCTCAACAACGAAGGGCTTGGCTGGATCTGGATGAACAAGTAGGGGAGCAGAGGTGAAGGCTTCTTCAAGGGGTTCGAAGGCTTGAGTGGCAGCAGGGTTCCAGGATAGAGACTTGGGCTTACTGCGTAGGAGGTGAGTAAGTGGACATGAGATGATACTGTAATCTTAGATGAAACGACAGGAGAAATTGGCAAATCCTAGGAATCTCTGGAGTTCTTATATGGTTGTGGGAGTGGGCCAGTTACAGATGGCATCCACCTTCCCCTCGTCCATCCGGATGCCACTGCGGTCGTTGTTGTAACCAAAGAACTGCACTGAGGGTTGATGTAAAAAACACTTCTCTGCCTTTAAGTACAGCTTGCACTCCATGGAATATGGAATGGAATATGAAGGGGGCGTGGACCAGTCCATATGGCATGATGAGAAATTCATAGTGGCCAGTAGGGGTCATGAAAGCGGTCTTCCACTTGTCTCCCTCACATTTCCGGATGAGGCAGCTTGGAATCTTGCCTGGGGCAGAAGACGTCGCTGAAGGGGGGTGTAGCATGGAGGAATGTCCACCGAAAGATTCTCTACCGGGCTCTTGTTGGGTGTTGTACACTCTGACAGTTCTTCGGGACGTAGAGCATAGAAGCTGTTCGGGAAGCTGTCGCCCCATTACAGGACCTCACCAGTCTTCCAGGAGATGACAGGGATGTGTTGCTCCAATAATGGGTGCCCTAATATCACGTCAGCAGTGGATTCCTCCAGAACCAGTAGATATTGTCGTTCCACATGCACGATACCCACTTGGAGGTAGATAGGACTGGCACTGGAATGAACTTCTCTTTGGCTGATAGGTTTGCCAGTTACCCAGTTAATCTGGTAGGCGGATGGCATAGCTGTGGTTTTGAGTCTGAGCTGATGGCAGAAGGGTGACAGAGATGAAGTTGCCGGCTGAACCAGAGTCAAGAAGGGAACAAACTGAAAGGGTGATAGTGGTTAGGATCACAATAGTGGGGAGTGGCTTCATTTTATTAGCAGAATGAAAAATGGCACTCACCGTGGTACGAGGAGGATGAATGGGACATTTGACAATGAAGTGCACAGAGGAACCACAGTAAATGCATAGACTCTGGGTCAGCCGCCTCTGCCGTTCAGTCTGGGTCAGACGCGTGCTTTCCAGTTGCTTAGGCTCAGGGACTGGTTCTTGAGAGTTGACGGATTCTGGTCAGCAGGGGGAAGGAGAGAATAGTGGCTGGCACTGGTGCTCTTCGAGACACAACTGCATATTAGTGGCGAATCGGATGAATAGCTGGATAAAGCCCAAGGGTATTGGATCCCTGAGTGCAGTTGCATCTCGCTGCATATGCAACCGCACTCGGGGATCCAATCTCTGTCGGTAAgggtttttaggacagaggaaacagcagtgtacagataagtaaattgtgtgaaaaatactttttttactcgcgaaacatgaactcatgttatattgcacactgtaaacacaatcaaggcttcaaaaacacacgaaaaacgggacctttaatgcctacacctaccccaacccaaaacatacccttacaataatgcagatacgttaattaaatgacgggatattgatgtgcgcatgcccagtgcctgtagttgtatccctttaactcttcactgtgctggacgtagtgtgatgacatcaccgtttcagaaaatatacggattcgctgtacacacgaaaacggatgATGggcgttttcagatttataaaCCTTTGGGACCcagtttcagaaaatatcggattcatgcttttaaaacgccggatccgtgtggatgaaacgctgatacggtacaaaatgtatacgtatacagctaaacgcgtctccgtgtgtggacggggccttattTTAAGTGATACAATTGCTCACCAATTAAAGAATCCCAGGCTGGCTTTCCGAAAACAATGATATGAAACTTGAAAGGGAATGATTGATGGGGTTATTCTGGGTCCAAAGGGTTTCAGCCCAGCGAAGTGCTTTGCCACTCAATTGTGAGAGAATGAATGCTACCTTGGTGCAATTGAGTACATGATACTCTTAAATTAAAACTCTTACATTAACACAGTTCGAAGGAGTGTTCTGTAATTGAATGACGATGGAGCCTGGCATGTCTGTGACAATATGaatgcatgtattatatttatattaatttaaaattactTGAATATGAATATGATTATGATTATAATTAGCAGCAAAAGATGAGCAATTTTGTCTCTAAGTTGTATCACTATAAGGGAATGGACCTTCCTGCATCAGTTAACATGTCagtttactcacagctgattggtccattTGGGTTTACAATCTCTGACCCAGAATAAAATATGTAGTGTAAGTTAATATGGCGATGAAACCTGCTAAAAATCAATACATCTTCTTGAGCCTGAAAAACCAGAGTTAAACTAATCTCAAACTTACCAACTGAATCAGCTTCATGAACAGGCCATTGGCAAGTAGATCAGGTAAGAAGTCTGTAATCCACATTGGAGACCAGACGATGAATATCACAATGTGTGCTCTAAACCTGCATGCAAGTCATGTCTGAAAGATGGCGATAAACCCTCAATGTCATTGATACGAGTGGGATCAAGATTGCTTACTAGTTGGGGGCATGTCAGTTAGAAACATGGCAGAATACCACAATAATCAAGATATTCAGTAGCATTaatattgtcatgtttttctGTTTATAGCAAAGTAAGGTAATTGCTTGCTCAAAATatgataacattaaaatataacaatataagaTGTACCAATAAAGTTTATATTGGCTTCATAAATGAATTCAAAACATAAAGAAGCAAAACACACCTGCTGCACATTCTTCGTCTTGATGTAATGTGTTGTGGAAAACTTTTTCCACACCAGAGAATAACATCCGTTCTGGACCGGTGAGGTAATGTGTGAGTCAGTATTAGAGTAATGGCTCTCTGAATGAGTAACCAAACTCTCAGAATCATGAAGTGCTGAACTTTGTTATACATAGCAACTGTTATAACTGTGTTATAACCTAAACTTCAATGTTCATGTTGTGCTTTATCTCACAGTGAGTGAAGGTGACGGTCCCGATGAGGGGGACGATTCTATTCACACGCTGTGCCTTATTGGTGTTATCATTGCTTTATAAGAGGGGACGCTCTTGACCAAAATCAACATAAATCAGATTTGTGCTCTTTCATAAGAGTTTAGAAAGTGTTATTGATGGACTTTCATCTGTTTGCTCTTTCACAAAGAAAATATGaatgctcaaaaatatatataattattttatgtatatttaaaatatacagaATCATGTATTGTgttaatatattgcaatatattttataatacataAGTAATTGATGcttttcatatattgaataaTGTGACACTATATTGATATACCGAAATGCATGTGATTTTATATTCAAGAACACACATCATAATATAGATATACATGTGATTAAATATCGGACTGTGTATGTATAAATAACATTTACTGCATGTGTCAGTCTGAGTTTGTGTATCATGTTTTAGGTTTGTATTTCTGTTGGATTCTGTTTCATTGTCCTTTTCTAGTTTGTTACGTCTACACTACATTACCCATTATCCCTCCTGGCACTCACCTGCATACACTCCTCAATCATCCACATCTGCCATCATCCTCCCTCATCTGGTTTGTGTAATGTTGGCTACacactgttctgttctgttgtgTTCTGTCTCTGAGATATTCTGATTTCCTTAGTTTAATAAACATAACCATTATTTTGAATGACCTCTTTTATTAAGACGGCCACAGTATTGAAAGATGTGGAGCAGTTTGTGCAATATTGCCACACATTTACCTGGGTTGACCAACCACTCAGGGATCTATTTTGAAGTGGGTTGGATTCACACATGGCTCTATAGATACCAGCGGGAAATTCTAGCCAAGAATCCTCATTAACACAAGTGAGGCTGAGGAAGAAGAAACCTCCACTACATGTTCCCAAGAGAGGGTTAGGGTTAAAGTCCACTTCAGTGTCTGCTCAATCCCTAAGTCCACTCCAGTGTCCGCTCAGTCCCTGAGTCATTCAGTGTCCTCTTAGTCCCTGAGTCCGCTTCAGTGTCCGCTCAGTCCCCGAGTCCGCTTCAGTGTCCGCTCAGTCCCCGAGTCCTCTTCAGTGTCCGCTTAGTCCCTGAGTCCGCTTCAGTGTCCGCTCAGTCCCTGAGTCCGCTTCAGTGTCCGCTCGGTCCCCGAGTCCGCTTCAGTGTCCGCTCGGTCCCCGAGTCCGCTTCAGTGTCTGCTCAGTCCCTGAGTCCGCTTCAGTGTCTGCTCAGTCCCTGAGTCCGCTTCAGTGTCCGCTCAGTCCCCGAGTCCGCTTCAGTGTCCGCTCAGTCCCCGAGTCCTCTTCAGTGTCCGCTTAGTCCCTGAGTCCGCTTCAGTGTCCGCTCAGTCCCTGAGTCCGCTTCAGTGTCCGCTCAGTCCCTGAGTCTGCTTCAGTGTCCGCTCAGTCCCCGAGTCCGCTTCAGTGTCCGCTCGGTCCCCGAGTCCGCTTCAGTGTCCGCTCAGTCCCCAAGTCCGCTTCAGTGTCTGCTCAGTCCCTGAGTCCGCTTCAGTGTCCGCTCAGTCCCCGAGTCCGCTTCAGTGTCCGCTCAGTCCCCAAGTCCGCTTCAGTGTCTGCTCAGTCCCTGAGTCCGCTTCAGTGTCCGCTCGGTCCCCGAGTCTGCTTCAGTGTCCGCTCAGTCCCCAAGTCCGCTTCAGTGTCTGCTCAGTCCCTGAGTCCGCTTCAGTGTCCGCTCAGTCCCCGAGTCCGCTTCAGTGTCCGCTCAGTCCCCGAGTCCGCTTCAGTGTCCGCTGAGTCCCCGAGTCCGCTTCAGTGTCCGCTCAGTCCCCGAGTCCTCTTCAGTGTCCGCTCAGTCCCTGAGTCCGCTTCAGTGTCTGCTCAGTCCCCGAGTCCGCTTCAGTGTCCGCTGAGTCCCCGAGTCCGCTTCAGTGTCCGCTCAGTCCTTGAGTCCGCTTCAGTGTCCGCTCAGTCCCCGAGTCCGCTTCAGTGTCCGCTCAGTCCCTGAGTCCGCTTCAGTGTCTGCTCAGTCCCCGAGTCCGCTTCAGTGTCCGCTGAGTCCCCGAGTCCGCTTCAGTGTCTGCTCAGTCCCCGAGTCCGCTTCAGTGTCTGCTCAGTCCCTGAGTCATTCAGTGTCCTCTTAGTCCCTGAGTCCGCTTCAGTGTCCGCTCAGTCCCCGAGTCCGCTTCAGTGTCCGCTCAGTCCCCGAGTCCTCTTCAGTGTCCGCTCAGTCCCTGAGTCCGCTTCAGTGTCCGCTCAGTCCCTGAGTCCGCTTCAGTGTCCGCTCGGTCCCCGAGTCCGCTTCAGTGTCCGCTCGGTCCCCGAGTCCGCTTCAGTGTCTGCTCAGTCCCTGAGTCCGCTTCAGTGTCTGCTCAGTCCCTGAGTCCGCTTCAGTGTCCGCTCAGTCCCCGAGTCCGCTTCAGTGTCCGCTCAGTCCCCGAGTCCTCTTCAGTGTCCGCTTAGTCCCTGAGTCCGCTTCAGTGTCCGCTCAGTCCCTGAGTCCGCTTCAGTGTCCGCTCAGTCCCTGAGTCTGCTTCAGTGTCCGCTCAGTCCCCGAGTCCGCTTCAGTGTCCGCTCGGTCCCCGAGTCCGCTTCAGTGTCCGCTCAGTCCCCAAGTCCGCTTCAGTGTCTGCTCAGTCCCTGAGTCCGCTTCAGTGTCCGCTCAGTCCCCGAGTCCGCTTCAGTGTCCGCTCAGTCCCCAAGTCCGCTTCAGTGTCTGCTCAGTCCCTGAGTCCGCTTCAGTGTCCGCTCGGTCCCCGAGTCTGCTTCAGTGTCCGCTCAGTCCCCAAGTCCGCTTCAGTGTCTGCTCAGTCCCTGAGTCCGCTTCAGTGTCCGCTCAGTCCCCGAGTCCGCTTCAGTGTCCGCTCAGTCCCCGAGTCCGCTTCAGTGTCCGCTGAGTCCCCGAGTCCGCTTCAGTGTCCGCTCAGTCCCCGAGTCCTCTTCAGTGTCCGCTCAGTCCCTGAGTCCGCTTCAGTGTCTGCTCAGTCCCCGAGTCCGCTTCAGTGTCCGCTGAGTCCCCGAGTCCGCTTCAGTGTCTGCTCAGTCCCTGAGTCCGCTTCAGTGTCCGCTCAGTCCCCGAGTCCGCTTCAGTGTCCGCTCAGTCCCCGAGTCCTCTTCAGTGTCCGCTTAGTCCCTGAGTCCGCTTCAGTGTCCGCTCAGTCCCTGAGTCCGCTTCAGTGTCCGCTCAGTCCCTGAGTCTGCTTCAGTGTCCGCTCAGTCCCCGAGTCCGCTTCAGTGTCCGCTCGGTCCCCGAGTCCGCTTTAGTGTCCGCTCAGTCCCCAAGTCCGCTTCAGTGTCTGCTCAGTCCCTGAGTCCGCTTCAGTGTCCGCTCAGTCCCCGAGTCCGCTTCAGTGTCCGCTCAGTCCCCAAGTCCGCTTCAGTGTCTGCTCAGTCCCTGAGTCCGCTTCAGTGTCCGCTCAGTCCCCGAGTCCGCTTCAGTGTCCGCTCAGTCCCAGAGTCCGCTTCAGTGTCCGCTGAGTCCCCGAGTCCGCTTCAGTGTCCGCTCAGTCCCCGAGTCCTCTTCAGTGTCCGCTCAGTCCCTGAGTCCGCTTCAGTGTCTGCTCAGTCCCCGAGTCCGCTTCAGTGTCCGCTGAGTCCCCGAGTCCGCTTCAGTGTCCGCTCAGTCCCCGAGTCCGCTTCAGTGTCCGCTCAGTCCCCGAGTCCGCTTCAGTGTCCGCTCAGTCCCTGAGTCCGCTTCAGTGTCCGCTCAGTCCCCGAGTCCGCTTCAGTGTCCGCTCGGTCCCGAGTCTGCTTCAGTGTCTGTTCAGTCCCTGAGTCCGCTTCAGTGTCTGCTCAGTCCCTGAGTCCGCTTCAGTGTCCGCTCAGTCCCCGAGTCCTCTTCAGTGTCCGCTCAGTCCCTGAGTCTGCTTCAGTGTCCGCTCAGTCCCAGAGTCCGCTTCAGTGTCCGCTGAGTCCCCGAGTCCGCTTCAGTGTCCGCTCAGTCCCCAAGTCCGCTTCAGTGTCCGCTCAGTCCCTGAGTCTGCTTCAGTGTCCGCTCAGTCCCCGAGTCAGCTTCAGTGTCCGCTCAGTCCCCGAGTCCGCTCAGTCTCCGAGTCCGCTTCAGTGTCCGCTCAGTCCCCGAGTCCGCTTCAGTGTCCGCTCAGTCCCCGAGTCCGCTCCAGTGTctgctccagcccctgagtccACTCCAGTGTCTGCTCCAGCCCTTGAGTCCGCTCCAGTGTctgctccagcccctgagtccACTCCAGTGTCTACTCAAGCCCCTGAGTCCACTCCAGTCTctgctccagcccctgagtccACTCCAGTGTCTGC is a window encoding:
- the LOC137075793 gene encoding melanoma-associated antigen C1-like; the protein is MCCGKLFPHQRITSVLDRVRSVPESASVSAQSPSPLQCPLGPRVRFSVRSVPKSASVSAQSLSPLQCPLSPRVRFSVRSVPKSASVSAQSLSPLQCPLGPRVCFSVRSVPKSASVSAQSLSPLQCPLSPRVRFSVRSVPESASVSAESPSPLQCPLSPRVLFSVRSVPESASVSAQSPSPLQCPLSPRVRFSVRSVLESASVSAQSPIPESASVSAESPSPLQCLLSPRVRFSVCSVPESFSVLLVPESASVSAQSPSPLQCPLSPRVLFSVRSVPESASVSAQSLSPLQCPLGPRVRFSVRSVPESASVSAQSLSPLQFPESASVSAQSPSPLQCPLGPRVRFSVRSVPKSASVSAQSLSPLQCPLSPRVRFSVRSVPKSASVSAQSLSPLQCPLGPRVCFSVRSVPKSASVSAQSLSPLQCPLSPRVRFSVRSVPESASVSAESPSPLQCPLSPRVLFSVRSVPESASVSAQSPSPLQCPLSPRVRFSVCSVPESASVSAQSPSPLQFPESASVSAQSPSPLQCPLGPRVRFSVRSVPKSASVSAQSLSPLQCPLSPRVRFSVRSVPKSASVSAQSLSPLQCPLSPRVRFSVRSVPESASVSAESPSPLQCPLSPRVLFSVRSVPESASVSAQSPSPLQCPLSPRVRFSVRSVPESASVSAQSPSPLQLSAQSLSPLQCPLSPRVLFSVRSVPESASVSAQSQSPLQCPLSPRVRFSVRSVPKSASVSAQSLSLLQCPLSPRVSFSVRSVPESAQSPSPLQCPLSPRVRFSVRSVPESAPVSAPAPESTPVSAPALESAPVSAPAPESTPVSTQAPESTPVSAPAPESTPVSAQAP